The genomic window GCCGTGGCGGTCACCATGGGCAGGCCATCGAGCTTCTTCTGATGTTCGTAATGGCGCCACAGCGCCGGAAGGATCAAGTAGGCAAGCAGCAAATAGGCGATGAGAACGATCAGCAGGATGCGGAGCAACAGTCTCGTCTTCGGCACGGCAAGGCGCGCATGCAGCGACATCAATGTTGCCAGTCTGTTGGTTGTCCCGCGATGTCTTCCAAAGATAAACCAAAGCCACTGTCAGGCGCTATCAGCCACCTGACAGTGGTCCTAGTGTCCCGGTTCTAACGTTCGCATCATTTTGCGGCACACTCGTTTGCGAACGTTAGAACCAGGAGGGACACTAGCAACTTCATGAGACTAGTGCGCTTTTAGGATTTGACGTTCGTACTGAGGACTCGCCGCAATGCCGATACGAACGTCAAATCCAGCGCACTAGATGACTGGATCAGCCCTTCAGGCGTTTGGTGCATTCGCTGTAATAGCCGCCGCCCTTCTGAATCCACTTCAGGCCGCCATTGGCGTTCGTTGCCTTGTTGGCGTTGTACTGATCGACACAGGTGTGCATACGGGCCTTGCCCGGTGTCTCTGACGAATACTTCGGCGCAATGGCGGTCGGATAAACTGCGGCTCCTGCGGCGGCTGGCGCGGCTGCTGCAGGCGCCGTTGCGGATTTTGCAGCCTCTTCCTTTGGCGCTGCCGCCTTCGGCGCTTCCGTTGCCGCAGCCGCTGGCGCCGCATCAGCACCGCACTGCGACTTCCGGAAATCATTCCATTTCTGGCCGCCGAGCGTGCCGGCACTCTTCGCGGCCTGATACTTCGCGCTGCATTCCTGGGCGGTTAGAGCTTGCGCCGGCATCGCGGCGAAGGTTGCGGCGCCTGCCAGCAATGCGGCGCCAATCAGATGGATTCGGATGGTCATTGAGCTCTCCTAAAAAGGGCAATTCAAACGCAGTACATCCTAGCTCACATGTTGTCCGGTTCAACGCGACAGCGAGCGATAGGATCAAAAAATAATGAACGCCGGAATTCATGACGCGCTGCATCGTTCAGCGGCGGTTCATCCTGACAAGCCAACGCTTCACGCCTCTGCAACACGAGGTCTTCCATGATGACAATCTCTTCGCGCGTTATCGCCACCACTCTTGCCTCACTGATGCTTGCCACATCGGCCTTTGCACAGACTGCCGCCACGCCGGCGCCGGCTGCGCCAGCCACCAGTGCCGCACCAGCCAAGGCAAAGCCTGAGCGCAGCGCGGCTTCGCTCGAATGTTCAAAGCAAGCCGATGAAAAAGGCCTCAAGGGCAAAGAGCGCAAGAAATTCCGCGCGCAATGCAAGCGCGACGCGGCTAAAGCCGGTTCAACGAACGCCGACACCACCAAGGCGAAATAAGATCACGCTTCTGCAGTCGCCGGCCGGCCTAGTGGTCCGATTCTAACATTCGTATCCCGTTTCGGCGCGCACCTCCTGCGAATGTTAGAATCAAAAGGACCACTGGCAAATATAAGTTTCTAGTGTCCCGTCTCCGAATAACCGACCCGTTTGCGGCGCGCTCGCACGGTTTATTCGGAGACGAAAGGACACTAGCAAAATCAAAATGGCGAGTGTCCCGATTCCGAAGTTCGCCGAAGCTTGCGGCCTGCTCCGATGCGAACTTCGAAATCAAAGGGACACTAGCAAGCTTATGATTCTAGTGCCGCTTTTGGATTTGAAGTTCTTCATCGAGCTTGCGGCTTCACTCGGAAGAACTTCAAATCCGCGGCACTAGTGTGGCTTTGTCTCGCAATTGCCGATATGAGACCAGCTGCAAGACAGGTCGGCAATTGCGAGACGCCACACTAGTGGAGTTTTAGATTTGACATTCGCTTGACGAGCTCGCGGCCGGGTAGGTAGCGAATGTCAAATCCACGCCACCAGGCAACAATCGCCGTGGCCGGCTTTTGCTGCGAGCCTTCCGCATGGAAATCGCGCGAGCCATGTGCGGCGATCATTTGTGGGGCGCTGCTTGATTTGTCATAAATGCGGCGTCCTCGCACCCATTCCCTGATGCCGGTGTTTCCCCTGAAATTCCAACAGATCTTTGGCCCCGACCTCAAACGCGACACCTTGAGCGTGATCGAAACGCTTTCGATCGGCGCCGTGGGAAGCCTTATCTTTTATTGGCTTGAACTTCCCGGCGGGTTG from Nitrobacteraceae bacterium AZCC 1564 includes these protein-coding regions:
- a CDS encoding hypothetical protein (product_source=Hypo-rule applied; cleavage_site_network=SignalP-noTM; superfamily=81736; transmembrane_helix_parts=Inside_1_6,TMhelix_7_29,Outside_30_157) encodes the protein MTIRIHLIGAALLAGAATFAAMPAQALTAQECSAKYQAAKSAGTLGGQKWNDFRKSQCGADAAPAAAATEAPKAAAPKEEAAKSATAPAAAAPAAAGAAVYPTAIAPKYSSETPGKARMHTCVDQYNANKATNANGGLKWIQKGGGYYSECTKRLKG
- a CDS encoding hypothetical protein (product_source=Hypo-rule applied), which gives rise to MEDLVLQRREALACQDEPPLNDAARHEFRRSLFFDPIARCRVEPDNM
- a CDS encoding phosphate-selective porin (product_source=COG3746; cleavage_site_network=SignalP-noTM; cog=COG3746; pfam=PF07769) is translated as MMTISSRVIATTLASLMLATSAFAQTAATPAPAAPATSAAPAKAKPERSAASLECSKQADEKGLKGKERKKFRAQCKRDAAKAGSTNADTTKAK
- a CDS encoding hypothetical protein (product_source=Hypo-rule applied; cath_funfam=3.20.19.10), with the translated sequence MIAAHGSRDFHAEGSQQKPATAIVAWWRGFDIRYLPGRELVKRMSNLKLH